In Rhizobium sp. N324, a single genomic region encodes these proteins:
- the fdxA gene encoding ferredoxin FdxA, which yields MTYVVTDNCIKCKYTDCVEVCPVDCFYEGENFLVIHPDECIDCGVCEPECPAEAIKPDTEPGLDKWLKINTEYATIWPNITVKKDPLPEAKEMDGETGKFEKYFSEKPGSGD from the coding sequence ATGACCTATGTCGTGACCGACAATTGCATCAAGTGCAAATACACCGACTGCGTGGAAGTCTGCCCTGTCGACTGCTTCTATGAGGGCGAGAACTTCCTCGTCATCCATCCTGACGAATGCATCGATTGCGGCGTCTGCGAGCCGGAATGTCCCGCCGAGGCGATCAAGCCCGATACCGAACCGGGCCTCGACAAATGGCTGAAGATCAATACCGAATATGCCACCATCTGGCCGAATATCACGGTCAAGAAGGACCCTTTGCCCGAGGCGAAGGAAATGGACGGCGAGACCGGAAAGTTCGAGAAATATTTCTCCGAGAAACCCGGTTCCGGCGACTGA